A genomic stretch from Haloferax sp. Atlit-12N includes:
- a CDS encoding ammonium transporter yields MGWAVVIPLQVDPSVIAQGVNYVWILVVSFLIFFMQPGFALLEAGQVRAKNVGNVLMKNMTDWALGVLVYFLVGAGVATIVGGLTSPGGFDVAAAFSYIGDSGAWIDWLFGAVFAMTAATIVSGAVAERMDFRAYIVFAATITGFIYPVVQGMTWSGGLLSGSGYIGAALGVGYLDFAGATVVHMCGGIAGLVGAKMVGPRKGRFDANGDSQPIPGHSMLLAVLGTLILAFGWYGFNVGTQATVLATTESGGLEFMGAALGRVALVTTLGMGAGAVAAMIVSTSYQGKPDPLWMANGLLAGLVAVTGAVPHVTWWGGLILGALGGAIVLPAYRWTVDSLKIDDVCGVFAVHGVAGAVGTALIPVFAVSGFSGTQLVMQVIGVVVIAAWTILASAVVFAIADAAFGLRVSEEEEVEGLDVGEHGVSVYPEFVGDAGPDGALGSPTATDGGSNVRTDGGVAEDEAVEANGGDSQ; encoded by the coding sequence ATGGGGTGGGCAGTCGTGATTCCACTACAGGTCGACCCGAGCGTTATCGCGCAGGGGGTCAACTACGTCTGGATCCTCGTCGTCTCGTTCCTCATCTTCTTCATGCAGCCGGGCTTCGCGCTCTTAGAGGCAGGGCAGGTACGCGCGAAGAACGTGGGCAACGTACTGATGAAGAACATGACCGACTGGGCGCTCGGCGTGCTCGTCTACTTCCTCGTCGGCGCGGGGGTCGCGACAATCGTCGGCGGCCTCACGTCGCCCGGCGGCTTCGACGTCGCCGCCGCGTTCTCGTACATCGGCGACTCCGGCGCGTGGATTGACTGGCTCTTCGGAGCCGTCTTCGCCATGACCGCCGCCACCATCGTCTCCGGCGCGGTCGCAGAACGCATGGACTTCCGCGCGTACATCGTCTTCGCGGCCACCATCACGGGGTTCATCTACCCCGTCGTGCAGGGCATGACGTGGTCCGGTGGCCTCCTCTCGGGGAGCGGTTACATCGGTGCGGCACTCGGTGTCGGCTACCTCGACTTCGCCGGTGCGACCGTCGTCCACATGTGCGGCGGCATCGCCGGCCTCGTCGGCGCGAAGATGGTCGGCCCGCGTAAGGGCCGCTTCGACGCCAACGGCGACAGCCAGCCCATCCCGGGCCACTCGATGCTGCTCGCCGTCCTCGGCACGCTCATCCTCGCGTTCGGCTGGTACGGCTTCAACGTCGGTACGCAGGCGACGGTCCTCGCGACCACCGAAAGCGGCGGTCTGGAGTTCATGGGTGCCGCGCTCGGTCGCGTCGCTCTCGTGACGACCCTCGGCATGGGCGCCGGCGCGGTCGCCGCGATGATCGTCTCGACGAGCTACCAGGGCAAGCCTGACCCCCTCTGGATGGCGAACGGCCTGCTCGCCGGTCTCGTCGCAGTCACCGGCGCCGTCCCCCACGTCACGTGGTGGGGCGGCCTCATCCTCGGCGCGCTCGGCGGCGCAATCGTCCTGCCGGCGTACCGCTGGACTGTCGACTCGCTCAAAATCGACGACGTGTGTGGCGTCTTCGCCGTCCACGGCGTCGCGGGCGCGGTCGGCACGGCACTCATCCCGGTCTTCGCAGTTAGCGGCTTCTCCGGCACGCAACTCGTGATGCAGGTCATCGGCGTGGTCGTCATCGCCGCGTGGACCATCCTCGCCTCGGCGGTCGTCTTCGCCATCGCGGACGCCGCCTTCGGCCTCCGCGTCTCGGAAGAAGAGGAAGTCGAAGGCCTTGACGTCGGCGAACACGGCGTCTCGGTCTACCCCGAATTCGTCGGCGACGCGGGTCCCGACGGCGCGCTCGGCTCGCCCACGGCGACCGACGGCGGCAGCAACGTGCGCACCGACGGTGGCGTCGCGGAAGACGAAGCTGTCGAAGCCAACGGAGGTGACAGCCAATGA